The Natronolimnobius baerhuensis DNA segment CGAGCGCACCTTCTCGAGTCATATGTTTCGTGCCAAACGTCCGCGGGATGCCATCGGGTCCCTTGTGACGGCCGCCAACGGGGTGATGGTCGCAGAATCGGGCCGGGACGATGGCATCGGCCAGCAGGAGATCGGGGTTGGCGAGAATCTCGCGAGATCGGTCCGGAATGCCGTAGCTCGTATCGCCCGAGAGCGAAAGTTTTGCGCCCGTCTCTGGGTCTTCAATGGCGAGTCCGTAACACAGCAGCGGTGGATGCTCGACCGGCACGAGCGTTACGTCAAAGCCACAGATTCGAACCGGCTCGAGCGGTGTTGTCGGCTGGACCGTTACGGTGTCGAGATAGTCGTAGTCGCTGGCGACGGTTTCGGCGACGCTCAAGCCAGTTTTGGGGTCCGTCTCGTCGGCGGCGTAGACATCGAGCGAGTCGAAAACACGAAAGACGTTGCCCAGCCCATCGAGGTGATCGAAGTGGATGTGGGTGATGATGCCGGCGTCAGGAAGCGCCACGTCATCGCGCAGGAACTGGTATCGAAAATCGGGACTGAAATCGACCAAGAGTGACTCGCCGGTGCGGTCATTCTCGACGTGGACGGAAAATCGCGTGCGCTCGAGGCCACGTTCACGGGCAGCCACACACGTCTCACAGTCACAGCCAACAGTCGGCGTGCCGGTGGTATCGCCAGTGCCGAGTAAAGTGACACGCATCAGTGTCCCCCTCCACGGATCGTCCCCACGGCCGGAGAAACGCTCGGTGCGTGGCAGCCTCGAGCAACACGCGCGAGTCGATTAGACATACACTTCGCCGCCCTCGAGTGCCTCTCTGATGAACGGGTGATCTGACTGCTCGTCGACCCGGTCGGCCGGGAGGACGTAGAGTTCGATGACGGTGTCGTGTTCGATCCCGACCGTCTCTGCGAGCGCCTCGAGTTGCCGTTCGCGTTCCTCGAGTGTCTCGTCTGTCTCCGTCTCGAGGACAACGAGCAATTCAAGGGCGGCATGAACGCCGCGGTCATCACGGGTCGCATCGCCGAACGCGACGAGTCGGTCGATGACGTCGTCGTGGTCACTCTGGGCGCGACTGGCAAAGGCAGCGGCAACATCGCCATTGGAGTCGCCGCCAGTATCGACGCGAGTCGTGTCCTCACGAAGCGAACTCTCTCTCATTGGTGGCTGTTAGAACCCGTCGCATAAAGGGTATGCTGATCGCTGTCAGGTCGGTGACGACTGTGTCGCTGTCTTCTCCGTTGGAGACCGGCACAATACTTACTTTGTCCACCCACGTTCGAGAAACTATGTCGCTCGAGCGGACGCGTCGGGACCTGCTTGGGGTATTCGGGACGAGCAGCGCGGTCGCTCTCGCTGGCTGTCAGACGGGAGATGACGAGCCAACCAACACCGACTCGAGTGCGACTGACGAAGCCGATACCACGGTGACGACTGCGGGCGACGGAGACGACAAACGAAACGACGACAACGAGCAAGACACCGAGCGAACAGAAGACACCGCAAACGGCGGCGGCGATACGGCCGATGATGACACCGACACTGCCGAGGACGAGGATACCGAGACGTCCGTTCACGCCGACTATGAGACGACCGAGATTCAAGTCGTTGGGCCGAACGGCACCGAGCGTGGCTCTGTGACCGCCGCACTCGCCGATACACCGGCGCTTCGATATCTCGGTCTCAGCGACACCGACGACCTGCCGACGGACCGCGGCATGCTGTTCGTCTACGACTCCGTGGCTGACCGCACGTTCGTCATGCGTGACATGGACTTCGGCATCGACATCATCTACGCCGACGCCGAGGGGACGATTACGGACATTCATCACGCGCCCGCACCCGAACCGGACGAAGACGGCGAAACACAGCGCTATCCCGGCCGCGGCCAGTACGTCCTCGAGGTCGGCCTCGAGTGGACGGTCGAACGCGGCGTACGCGAAGGGGATGTTCTCGAGTTCGATCTCGAGGCGTCAGAGTAAGAGCGAGTCGCGGTCGTCAGTGATCGTGGTCGTGACTGTGGTCGTGATCGTGCCCGCCACTGTCTGGTTCGCCACCATCGCTTGCCGCCCCGCCGATATCGCCGCCGGCGACGAGCGCGTCGTGGTCGCCCTCGATCATATCCATGTTCTTCAGGCTATCACGTTCTTCGAACTCCTCGACGGCGTTGAGGAGGTCCTTCTGGGTGAGTGTGGTCCGATCCTCGGTCAGTGCCTCGAGGACGGCCTCTCGGAGGACCATTCGGAGATCACTGCCGGTCAGTCCGGAGGTGACGTCGGCGATGAGGTGCGGATCGAACTCCTCGATTTGCATCTGGCGGGTGATGACAGAGAGGATATCCGCCCGCATGCCCGAATCCGGCTTCGGGAAGTTGATGATCTCGTCGAAGCGTCGCCAGGCAGC contains these protein-coding regions:
- a CDS encoding MBL fold metallo-hydrolase gives rise to the protein MRVTLLGTGDTTGTPTVGCDCETCVAARERGLERTRFSVHVENDRTGESLLVDFSPDFRYQFLRDDVALPDAGIITHIHFDHLDGLGNVFRVFDSLDVYAADETDPKTGLSVAETVASDYDYLDTVTVQPTTPLEPVRICGFDVTLVPVEHPPLLCYGLAIEDPETGAKLSLSGDTSYGIPDRSREILANPDLLLADAIVPARFCDHHPVGGRHKGPDGIPRTFGTKHMTREGALALASDLEAEQTRLVHLAHYYPLEEAFAEPLAVDGEQYLLPE
- a CDS encoding DUF192 domain-containing protein is translated as MSLERTRRDLLGVFGTSSAVALAGCQTGDDEPTNTDSSATDEADTTVTTAGDGDDKRNDDNEQDTERTEDTANGGGDTADDDTDTAEDEDTETSVHADYETTEIQVVGPNGTERGSVTAALADTPALRYLGLSDTDDLPTDRGMLFVYDSVADRTFVMRDMDFGIDIIYADAEGTITDIHHAPAPEPDEDGETQRYPGRGQYVLEVGLEWTVERGVREGDVLEFDLEASE